The window CCAATTGGAGGACCCGCATAGCATGAAGATGTTCTATGTATTGTGCTGTCAATTCCGCCATCGGAATATCGTAAATGTCGATTTCCAGCCGGTTGATCAAATGCAAAAGGAGATCCAGCGGTCCTTCGAAGACTTCCAGTTTCACTTTATAGGACATTATGTACTCGCCACCTGCCTGTTATACAAGATTGAACACGTTAGGAATGATACTATGCATCCACTTCATCATCCACTATTCGTAAAGTTTATTGTGTATTTCAATGGGAATCAAGATTATTTTGAATGCCACGAAGTGTTGGAGGAATATTGGAAATCCCTTCCGGACGGAAACAAATCCCATCCATTGCCAGCCTATATCCTGTTAGCCACGGGACTCTATCATTGGAGGCGCGGGAACGAGGAAGGGGCTTTGAAGACGATCCGGAAAGCCGAAGACAAATTCCGGACGTTGCCCGATGAACATCCGGTGTTTGCCGAGGAGATCGACTTTTCCCGACTGCTGCA is drawn from Sporosarcina sp. FSL W7-1349 and contains these coding sequences:
- a CDS encoding DUF309 domain-containing protein, with protein sequence MHPLHHPLFVKFIVYFNGNQDYFECHEVLEEYWKSLPDGNKSHPLPAYILLATGLYHWRRGNEEGALKTIRKAEDKFRTLPDEHPVFAEEIDFSRLLQDVRQSVVRLEQGSDFEPFSILISDRLQQLVDEAKPSMDLLPADSDDVIYKHMLRDRSDILLEREEKKKGRR